In the genome of Streptomyces sp. 846.5, the window GCGGGATCATGGCGCTGATCACCCTGTTGCGACGGTCCGCCTCCTCCCGGGGGCGGCGGACCACCGCCATCCTGGCCGCGCTGGGCATCTTCGGCGCGTCGCTCTTCTTCGGCGACAGCATGATCACTCCGGCGATCTCGGTGCTGTCCGCGATGGAGGGGCTCAAGGTCGTCCAACCGTCGCTGGCCAGCGTCGTCGTGCCCGGAACCGCGGCCATCATCGTGGTGCTCTTCCTGGTGCAGCGGCGCGGCTCGGGGGCGGTCGGCCGGCTGTTCGGCCCCGTGATGATCGCCTGGTTCACCGTCATCGGCGCCTGCGGCGTGAACGGGATCGTCGACCACCCGCAGATCCTGCGGGCGCTGTCGCCGAGCTACGCCCTGGGTTTCCTGGTCGGCCACTTCGGCACCGCGTTCTTCGCCCTGGCCGCGGTCGTGCTCGCGGTCACCGGGGCCGAGGCGCTCTACGCCGACATGGGCCACTTCGGCCGGCCGTCCATCACCCGTGCCTGGCTCTTCCTGGTCTTCCCCGCCTGCGTGCTGAGCTACCTCGGCCAGGGCGCCCTGATCCTCGCCGACCCGCGCAACATCAGCAGCCCGTTCTTCCTGCTCGCCCCGGGCTGGGGCCGGCTGCCGCTGGTGATCCTCGCCACCGCGGCCACCGTGATCGCCTCCCAGGCGGTGATCACCGGCGCCTACTCGGTCGCCTCCCAGGCGGCCCAGCTCGGCTATCTGCCCAGGCTCCGCATCGAGCACACCTCCGAGTCCACCGTGGGCCAGATCTACGTTCCCTGGATCAACTGGCTGCTGATGGTCTCCGTGCTCACCCTGGTCTTCGCCTTCCGCAGCTCCGCCGCGCTGGCCTTCGCCTTCGGCATGGCCGTCACCGGCACCATCACCATCACCACCCTGCTGTTCTTCTACATCGCCCGCTCGCGCTGGCACACGCCGGTCTGGCTGGTCGCCACCGGCGCGACCCTGCTGCTCACGGTGGACCTGCTGTTCGTGGCGGCCAACGTGACCAAGCTGGTCCACGGCGCCTGGCTGCCGCTGCTGATCGGCTTCACCGCTTTCACCGTCATGACGACCTGGCAGCACGGACGTCAGATCGTCACCGCGGAGCGGGAACGGCACGAGGGCCCGCTGCGCGCGTTCGTCGACCGGTTGCACTTCCGGGAGATCCCGGCGGCCCGGGTGCCCGGCACCGCCGTCTTCCTGAACCGGGGCGCGCAGACCACACCGCTGGCCATGCGGGCCAATGTCGAGCACAACCATGTGCGCCACGAGCAGGTGGTGATCCTCTCCATCGAGACCGAGACGGTGCCCCGCGTCCCGGCCGAGCAGCGGGTCACCGTCGACAACCTCGGCTACGGCGAGGACGGCATCATCCACGTCACTGCCCGCTTCGGCTACATGGAGACCCCGAACGTGGCCGCCGCCCTGGCCCTGCTCGACCCCGCCGACACCGAAGGACAGCTGCAACTCGACCAGGCGTCCTACTTCCTGTCGAAGATCGAGCTCCGCTGCGGGAAGGCCCCGACCATGGCCCTCTGGCGCAAGCGCCTGTTCATCGCGACCTCCTACATCACCGCCGACGCCGCCGAGTACTTCGGCCTCCCCCGCGACCGCACCGTCATCATGGGCTCGCACATCGAGGTCTAGGAGCAGGCACAGACGCGTCCGGGGGACGCACCACCCCGGAAAGCAGCAGGTGCGGTTCGAGGCGAACCTCGAACCGCACCTTGCCAGTTCTGTGTCCGAGGGGGGACTTGAACCCCCACGCCCCGAAGGGCACTAGCACCTCAAGCTAGCGCGTCTGCCATTCCGCCACCCGGACCGGGTGGTCATCGCGCCGTTGCCGTCGCGGTGACGAGGGAAACAATACCAAGAAAACAGGGTGCTTCTGACCGCCGCGCTCCCTGGTCGGCGGCAGGGTCGGGACAGGGTCCGGGCGGGCAGCGGAGGGGCCCGGCGGCGTCGGGATGTGACGCGAAGCGACTGTGGTTCGGTCGGAGCCAATCATGTCGCAGCGACAAAACGACAATTTTCGTGCAGAGCGCGACCCGGTCCGCTCCGACGTTGTCTCATATCGGATGAGTCGATCGGCGCGGCCGGAGGCGCCGACGCGCGGCACAGTGCAGAGGATGGCGGCACAGAGATGCATGTCCGAGGAGACGTCCCTCCCGATCCCGGCATCAGCGGTGCAGGCTCAGGCCCCGGCTCGGCTCCCGAGATCCTCGGGGTCGAGGGCGTCTGGCGGTTCGCCGCACCCGCCGTGGACGCCTCCGTCCCGCAGGCCAGGCACGCGATCCGGGATCTGCTGATGGCGCAGGGTCTCGGGGACGCGCGGCACGACGAACTGCTGCAGGGAATGCTGCTGATCATCTCCGAGCTGGTCACCAATGCCGTCAAGCACGCCGCGCTGCTCTCCCCGCAGATCGTGGTGGAGGTCGTCATCGGCTCTGGCTGGGTGCGGCTGTCGGTCGAGGACAGCCACCCCTACCGGCCGAAGGCGCTGCAGAACGACTTCGCCCGCACCGGCGGCCGCGGGCTGCTGCTGGTGAAGGCGATCACCATGGAGGCCGGCGGGGTGTGCGACGTGGAGCGCACCGCCGACGGCGGCAAGGTGGTCTGGGCCTCCCTGCCGCTACCGAGAACGGGGTAGAACCCCGGCGGCAAGCCCCCGGCCCCCTGCTACCTACGCCACCGCCCGCCACCAGTGGTCCAGCTTGGGCGCCCGCGCCGCCTCGACCCGCTCGCCGGGCCTCGGCACCGCCACCCGGACCCCGCGCTCGTCGGCGTCCGCGCAGAGCCGTTCGACCGGCTCCGACCAGGCGTGCAGTCCGAGCACAAAGGTGCCCCAGTGCACCGGCACCAGCAGCCCCGACCCGGGGTCACCGCTGCCGCGGTTGACGTCCAGGTGGGTGCTCACGCCCTCCTCCGGCGTCATGTGGACCGAGCGCCAGTGGTCGCTGTAGGCGCCGATCTGAACGAGCGACAGGTCGAACGGGCCGTACCGCTCGCCGGTCTCGGCGAACCCCTCGAAGTAGCCGGTGTCACCGCTGTAGAAGGCCCGCTGCTCGGCGCCGATGAAGGCCCAGGAGCTCCACAGCGTGCCGTCGTTGGCGAAGCCGCGGCCGGAGAAGTGCTGTGCCGAGGTGGAGATCACCCGCAGTCCGCCGAGGTCGACCTCCTCCTCCCAGTCCAGCTCGTCGAAGCGCTCCGGCCCGATACCCCAGCGCTCCAGGTGCGCACCCACCCCGAGCGGCACCACGAAGCGCAGTTCGGGCCGGATCCGGGCGAGCTCGCGGACGCTGCGCATGTCCAGGTGGTCGTAGTGGTCGTGGGAGATCACCACCGCGTCCACCGGGGGCAGGTCGCCGATCGGGACCGGCGGTTCGTGCATCCGGCGCGGGCCCACCGACTGGGACGGGGAGCAGCGCTCGCTCCACACCGGATCGAGCAGGATGCGCTTGCCCTCGATCTCCAGCAGTGCGGTGGAGTGCCCGAGCCAGGTCACGGCCAGTTGGCCGTCCGACTCGCCCCTCGGGATGCCGTCGTGGACCAGCGGGATCGGTAGCGAGGGGTGGCGGGCGTCCTTCTCCTCGCCGAACAGCATCTCCCTGGCGATCTGGGGAATGCCGACAGCGCTGGGACCCTGCTGCGCCGGCGACGCCGGCTCGTGCACATTGTGGAAGACGCCGTCCCGGTAGCGTGGCGAGAGGCGCATG includes:
- a CDS encoding MBL fold metallo-hydrolase, which codes for MGRTRMRAAGAALGAVAVGAVGALAWAARDMPAAFGGDPTKGARGDRMRLSPRYRDGVFHNVHEPASPAQQGPSAVGIPQIAREMLFGEEKDARHPSLPIPLVHDGIPRGESDGQLAVTWLGHSTALLEIEGKRILLDPVWSERCSPSQSVGPRRMHEPPVPIGDLPPVDAVVISHDHYDHLDMRSVRELARIRPELRFVVPLGVGAHLERWGIGPERFDELDWEEEVDLGGLRVISTSAQHFSGRGFANDGTLWSSWAFIGAEQRAFYSGDTGYFEGFAETGERYGPFDLSLVQIGAYSDHWRSVHMTPEEGVSTHLDVNRGSGDPGSGLLVPVHWGTFVLGLHAWSEPVERLCADADERGVRVAVPRPGERVEAARAPKLDHWWRAVA
- a CDS encoding potassium transporter Kup, whose product is MPERRHGTAGLALMIGALGVVFGDIGTSPIYTLQTVFDPNDPHPVPVSSDNVYGVVSLVFWSVVIIVLVTYVLLAMRADNDGEGGIMALITLLRRSASSRGRRTTAILAALGIFGASLFFGDSMITPAISVLSAMEGLKVVQPSLASVVVPGTAAIIVVLFLVQRRGSGAVGRLFGPVMIAWFTVIGACGVNGIVDHPQILRALSPSYALGFLVGHFGTAFFALAAVVLAVTGAEALYADMGHFGRPSITRAWLFLVFPACVLSYLGQGALILADPRNISSPFFLLAPGWGRLPLVILATAATVIASQAVITGAYSVASQAAQLGYLPRLRIEHTSESTVGQIYVPWINWLLMVSVLTLVFAFRSSAALAFAFGMAVTGTITITTLLFFYIARSRWHTPVWLVATGATLLLTVDLLFVAANVTKLVHGAWLPLLIGFTAFTVMTTWQHGRQIVTAERERHEGPLRAFVDRLHFREIPAARVPGTAVFLNRGAQTTPLAMRANVEHNHVRHEQVVILSIETETVPRVPAEQRVTVDNLGYGEDGIIHVTARFGYMETPNVAAALALLDPADTEGQLQLDQASYFLSKIELRCGKAPTMALWRKRLFIATSYITADAAEYFGLPRDRTVIMGSHIEV
- a CDS encoding ATP-binding protein → MHVRGDVPPDPGISGAGSGPGSAPEILGVEGVWRFAAPAVDASVPQARHAIRDLLMAQGLGDARHDELLQGMLLIISELVTNAVKHAALLSPQIVVEVVIGSGWVRLSVEDSHPYRPKALQNDFARTGGRGLLLVKAITMEAGGVCDVERTADGGKVVWASLPLPRTG